A window of Ammospiza nelsoni isolate bAmmNel1 chromosome 19, bAmmNel1.pri, whole genome shotgun sequence contains these coding sequences:
- the DUS1L gene encoding tRNA-dihydrouridine(16/17) synthase [NAD(P)(+)]-like encodes MPKLRGEAFWRETLRSAHYVVAPMVDQSELAWRLLSRRHGAQLCYTPMLHAQVFLRDANYRRENLYDEACPEDRPLIVQFCANDPEVFVQAALLAQDYCDAIDLNLGCPQMIAKRGHYGAFLQEEWDLLQRMILLANEKLSVPITCKIRVFPEIDKTVKYAQMLEKAGCQLLTVHGRTKEQKGPLAGVASWEHIQAVRKAVNIPVFANGNIQCLSDVEECIRKTGVHGVMSAEGNLHNPALFEGRNPLVWEMAEEYLEIVRKYPCPLSYVRAHLFKLWHHTLQVYQQLREELAKVKTLEGIVDVNRELKLRCQEEIANQKEGEKPKEGLPFFHWICQPYIRPGPKERCKENGDSGTEKGVRGKRALEEEEDGNSELLSKNKQKKKLRNPNKSFDPSLKPKYAKCDQCGNPKGTKCVFNMCRGCCKKRAFKEVADCPGHGLLFKTKYEKSLSWQHSQRGIQTPEISQRGDTEVGETAVLKEAGDSTG; translated from the exons ATGCCGAAGCTGCGCGGGGAAGCCTTCTGGAGGGAGACGTTGCGGAGCGCCCACTACGTGGTGGCGCCCATGGTGGACCAGAGCGAGCTGGCCTGGAGGCTGCTGAGCCGCCGCCACGGCGCCCAGCTCTGCTACACACCGATGCTGCACGCCCAGGTCTTCCTCAGGGACGCCAACTACCGCCGCGAGAACCTCTACGACGAGGCCTGTCCCGAGGACCGCCCGCTCATCGTGCAG TTCTGTGCCAATGATCCTGAAGTGTTTGTCCAAGCAGCACTGTTGGCTCAGGATTACTGTGATGCCATAGACCTAAATTTGGGTTGCCCCCAAATGATTGCAAAGAGAG GTCACTATGGAGCATTCCTGCAAGAGGAGTGGGATCTTCTTCAGAGAATGA TTTTACTGGCTAACGAGAAGCTCTCTGTTCCCATCACATGCAAAATCCGCGTTTTCCCAGAGATTGACAAGACAGTGAAGTATGCACAGATGCTGGAGAAAGCTGGCTGCCAG CTGCTGACTGTGCATGGCCGTACTAAAGAACAGAAAGGACCACTTGCTGGTGTGGCATCTTGGGAGCACATTCAAGCTGTAAG AAAAGCTGTAAACATTCCTGTATTTGCAAATGGAAACATCCAGTGTCTCAGTGATGTGGAAGAATGCATCCGTAAGACAGGAGTACATGGTGTCATGAGTGCAG AAGGTAATCTTCATAACCCAGCTTTGTTTGAGGGCCGGAACCCATTGGTGTGGGAGATGGCTGAGGAGTACCTAGAGATCGTGCGGAAGTACCCCTGTCCATTGTCTTATGTTAGGGCTCATCTCTTCAAGCTCTGGCATCACAC GCTTCAAGTTTACCAGCAGCTGCGTGAAGAATTAGCAAAAGTGAAGACTCTAGAGGGCATTGTAGATGTCAACAGGGAGCTGAAACTGCGATGTCAG GAAGAAATAGCTAAtcagaaagaaggagaaaagccaaAAGAAGGGTTGCCTTTTTTCCACTGGATCTGTCAGCCATACATCAGGCCAGG GCCAAAGGAGAGATGCAAGGAGAATGGAGATAGTGGAACAGAAAAAGGTGTGCGAGGAAAACGTGCtctggaagaagaggaagatggAAATTCTGAGCTTCTGtcaaagaataaacaaaaaaagaagttaagAAATCCAAATAAAAGCTTTGATCCATCTTTAAAAC cCAAGTATGCAAAATGTGATCAATGTGGAAACCCTAAG GGCACTAAATGTGTGTTTAACATGTGCCGAGGATGCTGTAAGAAAAGAGCATTCAAGGAGGTGGCAGATTGTCCAG GTCATGGACTACTTTTTAAGACCAAgtatgaaaaatccctttcatGGCAGCACAGTCAAAGAGGAATTCAGACCCCAGAGATCAGTCAGAGAGGAGACACAGAGGTGGGGGAGACAGCAGTGCTGAAGGAGGCTGGTGACAGTACAGGGTGA